A single Paenibacillus sp. FSL R5-0517 DNA region contains:
- the deoC gene encoding deoxyribose-phosphate aldolase: protein MIDHTLLRADATQSEMAKLTEEAKQYQFASVCVNPGWVAYAAEQLQGTGVDICTVIGFPLGASTTETKAFETKDAIAKGATEVDMVINISALKDGKDDYVEQDIRAVVEAAAGKALVKVIIETCLLTDDEKVRACQAAVRAGADFVKTSTGFSTGGATPEDIALMRRTVGPDVGVKASGGVRSLEDMQKMIEAGATRIGASSGVKIMQGGQSTSSY from the coding sequence ATGATCGACCATACGTTGCTTCGTGCGGACGCAACGCAAAGTGAAATGGCCAAGTTAACCGAAGAAGCGAAGCAATATCAATTTGCTTCTGTATGTGTTAACCCAGGTTGGGTTGCTTATGCTGCTGAGCAGTTGCAGGGTACTGGCGTAGACATCTGCACCGTTATTGGTTTCCCTCTGGGAGCATCCACAACGGAAACAAAAGCTTTCGAAACCAAGGATGCGATTGCTAAAGGTGCAACTGAAGTCGATATGGTCATCAACATCAGTGCTTTGAAAGATGGCAAGGATGATTATGTTGAACAAGATATTCGTGCTGTCGTTGAAGCGGCTGCGGGTAAAGCTTTGGTGAAAGTTATTATTGAAACTTGTCTGTTGACGGATGATGAGAAAGTACGTGCTTGTCAGGCAGCTGTACGAGCTGGAGCTGATTTTGTTAAAACCTCTACAGGTTTCTCTACAGGTGGAGCAACGCCAGAAGATATCGCTTTGATGCGTCGTACTGTAGGTCCTGATGTTGGCGTTAAAGCTTCCGGTGGTGTACGTAGCCTGGAAGATATGCAGAAAATGATTGAAGCGGGTGCGACTCGGATCGGTGCAAGCTCTGGCGTGAAGATTATGCAGGGCGGTCAATCTACATCTTCTTATTAA
- a CDS encoding sugar-binding transcriptional regulator, translating to MDLEKQRLSIEAAKLYYQSDYSQQDIAARLGVSRPTVSRLLQYAKDRGYVRIEIMDPLEDIDIIAGELRSKYDLDTALVCFAPLKSDEEIQKHISKRAADYLQETVQDADIIGVTWGTTMHAVARQLRPKQVKGVEVVQLKGGVSHSHVNTYAAEIVHLFAEAFHTVPRYLPLPVIFDNIEVKNMVEADRHIGRIVELGRQANIALFTVGTVKEDALLFRLGYFNEEEQQLLMNSGAGDICSRFFDAEGQLISEEINSRTVGIDLAELRNKEKSILVAGGQRKIEAIHAALKGHYANILVTDQYTAQALLRF from the coding sequence ATGGACCTGGAGAAGCAACGATTAAGCATTGAAGCAGCGAAATTGTATTATCAGTCCGATTACAGCCAGCAGGATATTGCTGCAAGATTGGGCGTGTCGCGTCCAACCGTATCAAGGTTACTTCAGTATGCGAAAGATCGGGGATACGTCCGGATTGAAATAATGGACCCGTTGGAGGATATCGATATCATTGCCGGAGAACTCAGGTCGAAATATGATCTGGATACGGCACTTGTGTGTTTTGCCCCGTTGAAGAGTGATGAGGAAATACAGAAGCATATCAGCAAACGAGCAGCAGACTACCTTCAGGAGACGGTTCAGGATGCGGATATTATCGGGGTGACTTGGGGAACAACCATGCATGCCGTAGCACGTCAGCTCCGTCCCAAGCAGGTTAAAGGTGTCGAAGTTGTACAATTGAAGGGGGGAGTAAGCCACTCCCATGTCAATACGTATGCCGCTGAGATTGTACATTTATTCGCTGAAGCTTTCCACACGGTACCAAGGTATTTGCCACTGCCCGTTATTTTCGACAACATTGAAGTGAAGAACATGGTGGAGGCCGATCGGCATATCGGCAGAATTGTAGAACTTGGCAGACAGGCCAATATCGCTTTGTTCACCGTGGGTACTGTGAAAGAAGATGCATTACTGTTCAGGCTCGGTTACTTCAATGAAGAAGAGCAACAATTATTAATGAACTCTGGTGCAGGTGACATTTGTTCACGCTTTTTCGATGCGGAAGGTCAGTTGATCAGTGAAGAGATTAACAGTAGAACCGTCGGTATTGACTTGGCTGAATTGAGAAATAAGGAAAAATCAATCCTGGTCGCCGGGGGCCAACGCAAAATTGAAGCGATTCACGCCGCGCTTAAAGGTCATTATGCGAATATTTTGGTTACGGATCAGTACACAGCCCAGGCATTACTGCGGTTCTAA
- a CDS encoding FMN-dependent NADH-azoreductase has product MSTLLYITAHPHDHETSFSMATGKAFIDAYRESHPSDEVVHLDLYRSDIPHIDADVFSGWGKLQSGSDLTSEEQAKVSRLNELSDQFASADKYVFVTPMWNFSFPPILKAYVDSICVAGKTFRYTEQGPVGLLSDKKALHIQARGGIYSEGPAAQMESGHRYLSIIMSFLGVPKLDGIFVEGHNQYKDRTDEIKQQAIEQARTFAKQF; this is encoded by the coding sequence ATGTCTACCTTATTGTATATTACTGCCCATCCTCATGATCATGAAACCTCCTTCAGCATGGCTACGGGCAAAGCATTTATTGATGCGTATCGTGAAAGTCACCCTTCCGATGAGGTTGTTCACCTCGATCTGTACCGCTCGGATATTCCGCATATCGATGCGGATGTCTTCAGTGGCTGGGGCAAACTGCAATCGGGCAGTGACCTGACTTCGGAAGAGCAGGCGAAAGTAAGCCGTTTGAATGAACTGTCGGATCAATTTGCCTCAGCAGATAAATATGTTTTTGTAACCCCGATGTGGAACTTCTCATTTCCTCCCATTCTGAAGGCATATGTGGACTCTATCTGTGTGGCCGGCAAAACATTCCGGTATACAGAACAAGGTCCTGTTGGACTGTTGTCTGACAAAAAAGCGCTGCATATTCAAGCACGCGGTGGCATTTATTCCGAAGGCCCAGCGGCTCAGATGGAATCCGGTCATCGTTATCTAAGCATTATCATGTCATTTCTCGGTGTGCCGAAGCTTGATGGCATCTTTGTAGAGGGACATAATCAATATAAAGATCGTACAGATGAGATCAAGCAACAAGCCATTGAACAGGCGCGTACTTTCGCAAAACAGTTTTAG